The Coffea arabica cultivar ET-39 chromosome 8e, Coffea Arabica ET-39 HiFi, whole genome shotgun sequence genome window below encodes:
- the LOC113704166 gene encoding uncharacterized protein — protein MSLGAAEEDSASEIHLPADIDWEMLDKSKFFFLGAALFSGVSATLYPVVVLKTRQQVMLNGTPCLKMAASILRNEGLRGFYSGFGTSLMGTIPARALYMGALEMTKSNVGSATVQLGLSEAYASAVANAAAGLSAAMAAQLVWTPVDVVSQRLMVQGSCCSNGRSGNAVALKSYSGGIDAFRKIVYSDGIRGLYRGFGISILTYAPSNAVWWGSYSVVHRTIWGCVGGYGCKKDENGYRPDGKAVVAIQGISAAMASGVSALVTMPLDTIKTRMQVLDGEGSGRSPPTILQTVRNLVKEGGFSACYRGLGPRWASMSMSATTMITTYEFLKRLSTKNQDSFAW, from the coding sequence ATGAGCTTGGGAGCCGCCGAGGAAGATTCAGCATCAGAAATCCATCTTCCTGCCGATATAGATTGGGAGATGCTTGATAAATCTAAGTTCTTCTTCCTCGGCGCGGCGTTGTTTTCCGGTGTTTCAGCTACGCTTTACCCTGTCGTGGTGTTAAAAACCAGGCAGCAAGTGATGTTGAATGGAACCCCTTGTCTTAAAATGGCAGCATCCATACTAAGAAACGAGGGATTGAGAGGGTTTTATAGCGGATTCGGGACTTCCCTTATGGGGACCATCCCTGCGCGTGCCCTTTACATGGGAGCCCTTGAGATGACTAAGAGCAATGTGGGTTCTGCCACTGTTCAATTGGGATTGTCTGAGGCTTATGCTTCCGCTGTTGCTAATGCTGCAGCTGGCCTAAGTGCAGCCATGGCTGCACAGTTGGTTTGGACGCCGGTTGATGTTGTGAGTCAGAGACTAATGGTTCAAGGAAGCTGTTGTTCTAATGGTCGTTCGGGCAATGCTGTTGCTCTGAAGAGTTACAGTGGTGGGATCGATGCATTTAGGAAGATAGTGTACTCGGATGGAATTAGAGGATTGTATAGGGGATTTGGGATTTCGATACTGACTTACGCCCCTTCCAATGCTGTATGGTGGGGTTCTTACTCTGTTGTGCACCGGACGATCTGGGGCTGCGTTGGTGGTTATGGTTGCAAGAAAGATGAGAATGGGTATAGGCCGGACGGAAAGGCGGTGGTGGCCATTCAGGGGATAAGTGCTGCTATGGCTAGTGGGGTTTCTGCATTGGTTACAATGCCACTTGATACAATCAAGACTAGAATGCAAGTTTTGGATGGTGAAGGAAGTGGGCGTAGCCCGCCTACGATTCTACAAACTGTGAGGAACTTGGTGAAAGAAGGTGGATTTAGTGCTTGCTACAGAGGGTTGGGTCCAAGATGGGCTTCAATGTCTATGTCTGCGACGACCATGATCACCACTTACGAGTTTCTCAAGCGGCTATCGACTAAAAATCAAGACAGCTTTGCTTGGTGA
- the LOC113704305 gene encoding PHD finger protein ALFIN-LIKE 4-like, with the protein MDANPQYGPRTVEEVFRDFKGRRAGLIKALTSDVERFYQQCDPDKENLCLYGLPDEQWEVNLPAEEVPPELPEPALGINFARDGMQEKDWLSLVAVHSDAWLLAVAFYFGARFGFDKADRKRLFNMINDLPTVFEVVTGSAKKQSKEKSSVSNHSSNKSKTNSTRGSDTQGKYSRGVLKGEEEDGLDEEDEDHGDTLCGACGENYGADEFWICCDICEKWFHGKCVKITPARAEHIKQYKCPSCSNKRARP; encoded by the exons ATGGATGCTAATCCCCAATACGGTCCGAGGACGGTGGAAGAGGTTTTTAGGGATTTCAAGGGTCGAAGAGCTGGCTTAATTAAGGCACTCACTTCTG ATGTTGAACGGTTCTATCAGCAATGCGACCCTG ATAAGGAAAATCTTTGCCTTTATGGACTTCCTGACGAGCAGTGGGAGGTTAATTTACCTGCTGAAGAGGTGCCTCCAGAGCTTCCAGAGCCTGCTCTTGGTATTAACTTTGCTCGAGATGGCATGCAAGAGAAGGACTGGCTTTCCCTGGTTGCTGTGCACAGCGATGCATGGTTACTTGCTGTTGCTTTCTATTTTGGTGCTAGATTTGGATTTGACAAAGCTGATAG GAAACGACTTTTCAATATGATAAATGATCTGCCAACCGTATTTGAAGTCGTAACTGGGTCAGCCAAGAAACAATCCAAGGAGAAGTCATCAGTCTCAAATCACAGTAGCAACAAATCCAAGACAAACTCTACG CGTGGCTCTGATACCCAAGGCAAGTATTCAAGAGGGGTACTGAAAGGTGAGGAGGAGGATGGTCTTGATGAGGAAGATGAGGATCATGGCGATACCTTATGTGGTGCATGTGGTGAGAACTATGGAGCAGACGAATTCTGGATTTGCTGTGACATCTGTGAGAAATGGTTCCATGGGAAGTGTGTTAAGATCACCCCTGCTAGGGCTGAGCACATCAAGCAATACAAGTGCCCATCTTGTAGCAACAAAAGGGCACGCCCTTGA